A genome region from Bradyrhizobium commune includes the following:
- a CDS encoding DUF2171 domain-containing protein, whose protein sequence is MQNITEHMEVIGADGVHIGTVDKVEGNRIKLTRKDSGEGSHKGHHHFIDKGLVADIEGNKVRLSAKAAVAVTMEEEK, encoded by the coding sequence ATGCAGAACATCACAGAGCATATGGAAGTCATCGGCGCCGATGGCGTCCACATCGGCACGGTCGACAAGGTCGAGGGCAATCGTATCAAGCTGACCAGGAAAGACAGCGGCGAGGGCAGCCACAAGGGGCACCATCACTTCATCGACAAGGGCCTCGTCGCCGATATCGAGGGCAACAAGGTCCGCCTCTCGGCCAAGGCGGCGGTGGCCGTGACGATGGAAGAGGAAAAGTAG